The Magnolia sinica isolate HGM2019 chromosome 9, MsV1, whole genome shotgun sequence sequence gttgaATGGCTTAGGTTTTTATAGGCCCCCACATATGACTAATGCCTATTCATTATGTGGGTTGGCCTGATCATTCTTGTGATCAAGTAGGCCACCTcttgtacattgaatgtggaacactGGTAAATCTTACCTGAACCTGATTTTATCTGGTTTCGGATCCTATAAAGAATGACCTCAGATGTAAAGGATATACCCAACAAGGTCTAGATAGACAAAGTAGTACTCACTTGCACCCCACATTAATAACACCATAGTAAGATATAAAgaattatttcttataatgtcttTAGTTAAGATATTTGTTACACAAAAATCATTACAATAagtcttttgtttagttgatgaTTGACATGCTGAGTTCTTTCACTTTAGTAATTCTTGAACAATTTTGAATATCTTTGTAAGCACTTACAAGTTCATAGCACACCAATTGATGTTAGAAATTTAGATCTTTAGAATAGAAAAAATGTTTAAATGGTCACTTACATTCTCATATGATATGTATAAATTACAGAATATGCAATGGGCAGTAAAGCATCTGCACAAGGAGATGTTTACAGCTATGGAATCCTTCTATTGGAGATGATCACTGGAAAGGGGCCAACTGATGGCATGTTTATGgacaatctaagccttcatcatttcGCTAAGTTGGCTTTGCCTAAACGAGTAATGGAGATTGTTGAGCCACGACTACTTATAGAAGGCACTGAAGTTACTCAAGGAAATGGAAATCATATCAATACaagaaataaaatgcatgaatgcttgatttcaatggtcaaaatcAGTGTGTTGTGCTCTTCAGAGTCTCCAAGAGAACGAATGTGCATGAAAGAAGTAGCTTCAAAAATGCATACAATCAAGAACCAGTATCTCGGGGACAGGATTCACTGAGACATCCAAGTTAGATCACAAATATTAGATGGAGGTTTGTCTTACCTCAGTCATTACTAAGTTATTATCGGTAgttatcttgagaaatattttcaaACAAAGTTATTTTGTTGATTACGTTTCTAAACAAGCTCTGGATTTATTTAGTCTTGGGTTAAGAGCATACTTGTATTCATATTGGATATATGAGAAGATgtgtttcttttcctttatattatgCTAGACAATGAATTTAATATGAAAAAGACATTATCATATTATAATAAGAAGAATATTGGGTTACTAAGATGTTTAATTgttaatatattttataaaaagttttaaaattgaTGATTCAATAATAAGAAATTAGTTTAGATGTTGAACTGCCAACTTATTATTAGTTAATGAGTGCTTTCATGGTGGCATGGTGTCCTCACTTACTCAGCCTTTTCTTACTCTCCTTTAACATTTGTTTGATTGAGGTGTGATTTTACTTAGATGAGATAATGCATATAACTtaaagtcaccactagccaaatgaGGGTTACAATCTAGGGTTTCCTAGATATCATATAATAACGCTTATAGGTTAGGAAATCATAAGACTCCCTATTGGAGTTCTGGCACTTATCTCACACCACTATAATCTAATCCCAGCCATAACAAATCCAGATCAACCTTAGGTATTAGAAATTTAGATATAATACAATAGTTAATTTATTCACTTTGTGGAAGTACATTCAACAAAGATGAAACAATCAAATAAACAATAACCAATAAAGTAATCACACAATGCATAAGATAATTAATGTAGAAAATCCTTGCGGGAAACAACTATGGCACAAAAtgatagaaatccactataattaaaagCAATAGAGTTTACACCACTCATCTTCTTCGATTATAGTAGAAACCCAATCTCCCCTTACAATGCGTACTTAGAAAAAATCCAACCCCTTGAAAAAGTCCATTCCCATGCCCTTACAAATGTAGAAAATTGACTCAACACACAAAACTCTTGCCCTTAGAGAGAAAGCACTCGTATAATCTAAGCCCTAATCGAAAACGGACTTAAATGGCATGATTTCTACTAATTTGTGTAACCTGTCAGTGAGACCGAATGGGACCTTCGGTCAAAACGAAATAAACCCACTCACATATTTTGGTCGAACTAAAAATGTACAAATCTTCATAGCGAGAAAACAAAGAAACTTTCCCTAATTTGGTTGGACTGAAAAGACACCAGTCGAATTGAGATAGGGCTTCTCTACACTAGCAAATCGGCAGAATCCAAGGCATCCTACACAATAATCTCCACATTGACTTACATTCTGATAAgtcactgttcacaaccccaagtgtagggttgcgatgtagtaataatctcggtaagattgaGGTTGAATCTACAAagactgaaacttgtatgtttctgaaattaaatagaagtagaactaaaagaagatgtgaaactaattttgaagtatttgagggagtaattgtgaatagagtaattaaaactaagaatttaaaggtgggaactagggtgccaaggatccacttgtggtgatcaaggagccctcttgcttgattcaagtgacacaattagaattggagtcttatcctatccaattggaaaatatatcaataaaaccaaatctgaacttccattgacctaattcttaatgaagcagaactatgataattggcaaggattccatcaccaaaccatgcctaggagataatgacaaacaataggatttaccaatcccataatctcaaagcagaagaattgtgaagattaggaaggattccatcaccctaccatgcccaagggatgatgatgGATAATAGGACttataatttcacaatctcaaatcaggaaaagaagataatcaaagctattgtagatctactataattttagtcacaataaaccattaaaaactaaaagtattccttaaatattaaattagaatccaTATAGTTTAACATAAATATAGATTAAAGTGATAAAAACATCCCATTATGCTAAAAGCTTcacacctcttagccctagctaagaggtttagccaagcacatacatgattggatctaaaaccctagaagaaagcatgaaaataactaaagaaaaagaagaaaaactattGGCAACAGATTCTCcccccttttgctccactccttaaaccctagaagatgcttaggaacatcctagggagtcctatttatagttgtggaactccaactttcgcacctagttggaaaactgaagaaatcgcctcaaatttacgtagtttgctaaaatagactttactctgcgcagttttccaaaataaacttcactctgcgtaatttcacaaaatgacctaaatttcagaatatgcttttccaggacgattttaggattccttttcctCACTTCAAATCTCTGATTTTCTTCactcctcacttggttttctttgatctttgccatctgaattcttcaatcttgctctcctaagattcatccattGCCTTCGTGATTCTtgatcatcaaatccatgcttttatcacccttttcaatctaagctattaaattcaccttgcaacacaaacatgagtaaaatagaacattaagcattattatattcataaaaccaagatataaatgggggataatatgcaatatttgaccctcaacagaatccctaaccaacattttgctagtatcgagcaaagtatgtgaaaaatatttcgagaaccatgGAATAATTTCTATAAGATTAAGtggtttaaaaaaatttcatataatagaattctaaaatacatcaatgttgtatattaccttctcctaaactctagcactcggtatgtttcataatcaagttcaaaacattaatccatcaattagaacaattccaaacattgagttccatgggtgtaaaATAAAgtctaaacttatcacaatcaaaggttcaattcttcattttcatgataacattagtAATCTaaagagcattcaagacaaccaaaacctaaaccgaaacttgccttacagttcctaatttcctcttttattcctccagcttttgatttttccatcgatgactttcacgttatgtcaacctttttaaagatctttaataggtggccTTTTCGAAGACAATTATTTTTTAGttggatattattattattattatttatttttttaacatgatggacgaattccctaggttggttcctttcatgctaaataatcaccaagttaacaattcaatgttgactgaagctagatgtgacataagACATTATGActtgatcaatgtttaaaactcttaatcatggattaataattcaaacttacttTGAAATCTCTAAGTAATTGAATCCAA is a genomic window containing:
- the LOC131254940 gene encoding putative receptor-like protein kinase At3g47110 codes for the protein MLNIAIDVASALDYLHNHCQTPIIHRDLKPSNILLDDDMIARVGDFGLARFLPEVAQTSSVGIKGSVGYIAPEYAMGSKASAQGDVYSYGILLLEMITGKGPTDGMFMDNLSLHHFAKLALPKRVMEIVEPRLLIEGTEVTQGNGNHINTRNKMHECLISMVKISVLCSSESPRERMCMKEVASKMHTIKNQYLGDRIH